From a single Calothrix sp. NIES-2098 genomic region:
- a CDS encoding 2Fe-2S ferredoxin, giving the protein MAVYQVRLINPTIGLDRTIEVPDDQYILDIAEDLGIRLPSGCKQGECSACVAKLIGGEVDQSEQKFLRPQEIQAGYVVTCVTYPLSDCTLETHQEQVLYKSSLYYKQ; this is encoded by the coding sequence ATGGCAGTTTATCAAGTTCGACTCATCAATCCTACTATTGGGTTAGACCGTACCATTGAAGTCCCAGACGATCAATATATCCTTGATATCGCAGAAGACTTGGGTATCCGACTTCCCTCTGGGTGCAAACAAGGTGAATGTTCCGCTTGTGTTGCCAAACTCATCGGTGGCGAAGTTGACCAAAGCGAACAGAAATTTCTCCGTCCCCAAGAAATTCAGGCTGGCTATGTTGTTACTTGTGTAACTTATCCCTTATCTGATTGCACTTTAGAAACCCATCAAGAACAAGTTTTATATAAATCGTCGCTTTACTACAAGCAATAA
- a CDS encoding cytochrome c class I: protein MLKIIIKLILITFLILTNILTPPASAADIDNGAQIFEMHCAGCHINGGNIVRRGKTLKKKALKKYGMDSLEAISSIVTNGKNNMSAYKDRLTIEQIQDVSAYVLDRAEKDWR, encoded by the coding sequence ATGTTGAAAATAATTATAAAATTGATATTAATTACTTTCTTAATACTGACAAATATTCTAACGCCGCCTGCTAGCGCAGCAGATATAGATAATGGCGCACAAATATTTGAGATGCATTGTGCTGGTTGTCATATCAACGGTGGTAATATTGTCAGACGAGGTAAGACTTTAAAGAAAAAAGCGCTCAAGAAATATGGTATGGATTCTTTAGAAGCAATATCATCCATTGTCACCAATGGTAAAAATAATATGTCAGCTTACAAAGACCGCTTGACTATAGAACAAATTCAAGATGTTTCTGCTTATGTTTTAGATCGAGCAGAAAAAGACTGGCGTTAA
- a CDS encoding aldo/keto reductase — MALPAASYLQFTSDLNICRILNGMWQVSGGHGRIDPKAAIQTMFKYVDAGFTTWDLADHYGPAEDLIGEFRRQLIATRGQEAVSQIQAFTKWVPRPGKMTKKIVEDNINISLRRMDVESLDLMQFHWWEYRDKNYLDALKYMAELQTEGKIKHLALTNFDTEHLQIIVEAGIKIVSNQVQFSLVDRRPEVNMIQFCQQHDIKLFTYGTVCGGLLSEKYLGKPEPRGFDLATVSLKKYKNMVDAWGGWQLFQELLSTLKSIADKHGVSIANVALRYILDKPAVGGVIVGARLGISEHLEDNAKVFDFSLDAEDVNQIDAVSQNSRDLYQLIGDCGDEYRR; from the coding sequence ATGGCACTACCCGCAGCAAGTTATCTACAATTTACCTCCGATTTAAATATCTGCCGCATCTTAAATGGAATGTGGCAAGTTTCTGGCGGACATGGACGCATCGATCCCAAGGCTGCTATTCAAACTATGTTCAAATATGTGGATGCAGGCTTTACTACTTGGGATTTAGCAGACCATTACGGCCCGGCTGAGGACTTAATTGGTGAGTTCCGCCGTCAACTAATTGCAACTCGCGGTCAAGAAGCTGTATCTCAAATTCAAGCCTTCACCAAATGGGTGCCTCGTCCTGGGAAAATGACGAAAAAAATTGTCGAGGACAATATTAATATCTCCCTGAGAAGGATGGATGTAGAATCATTAGATTTGATGCAGTTTCACTGGTGGGAGTATCGAGATAAAAACTACCTTGATGCCCTTAAATATATGGCAGAACTGCAAACTGAGGGGAAAATTAAGCATTTAGCTTTGACTAACTTTGATACTGAACATCTGCAAATTATTGTGGAAGCAGGTATCAAAATCGTTTCTAACCAAGTGCAATTTTCATTGGTTGACCGTCGTCCAGAAGTTAATATGATTCAGTTCTGTCAACAGCACGACATCAAACTTTTTACTTATGGTACAGTTTGCGGTGGGTTACTATCAGAAAAGTATTTAGGTAAACCAGAACCGCGAGGATTTGATCTAGCTACAGTTAGCTTGAAAAAATATAAGAATATGGTTGATGCTTGGGGTGGTTGGCAATTATTTCAAGAGTTACTTTCTACTCTCAAATCTATTGCCGATAAGCATGGAGTTAGTATTGCTAACGTAGCATTACGTTATATTTTAGATAAGCCTGCTGTTGGGGGAGTAATTGTTGGTGCGAGGTTGGGCATATCTGAACATTTAGAAGATAACGCGAAAGTATTTGATTTTAGCTTAGATGCTGAGGATGTAAATCAAATAGATGCGGTGTCTCAAAATTCACGAGATTTATATCAGTTAATTGGCGATTGCGGCGATGAATATCGGCGTTAA
- a CDS encoding phosphoenolpyruvate synthase, whose amino-acid sequence MSSFVLCFQDIDKTKLTFVGGKGANLGELTKIEGIYVPYGFCISTEAFKRTIGETSSINELLERLSLLKVEDGDKISELSGEIRRVIEGISIPQDINEEIAHHLSRLGEKNAYAVRSSATAEDLPTASFAGQQDTYLNIIGKEAIYQHISKCWASLFTERAVIYRLQNGFDHRKVHLSVVVQKMVFGQVAGILFTADPVTSNRKVLSIDASFGLGEALVSGLVNADIYKVCNGKVVDKKISTKKLAIYALKDGGTKEQEIEPERQNRQALTDEQILQLERIGRKIEAHFGHPQDIEWCLVDDTFHIVQSRPITTLYPIPEASDRENHVYVSVGHQQMMTDPIKPLGLSLFQLTAARPMYKAGGRLFVDVTHDLASPVRRDILVNVLGKSDPLIRDALMTILDRGDFIKLLPEDKQEQSAGNSNKGTSSLDFQTLTEYDPAIVPDLIQRNQASIEELKHNIQTKSGADLFDFIQEDIQKLKKSLSDPQSFGAIMTAMNASSWINEKMQEWLGEKNVADTLSQSVPNNITSSMGLELLDVADVIRPYPEVIDYLQKVKDDNFLDELIKFEGGQKARDAIYAYLNKYGMRCAGEIDITRPRWSEKPTTLIPMILSHIKNFEPGAGDRKFEQGRQEALKKEQELLDRLKQLPDSEQKAEETKRIISLIRNFIGYREYPKYGIVNRYFVYKKALLKEAEQLVQANIIHEKEDIYYLTFEELREVVLTNKVDYQTIGKRKDEYKLYEKLTPPRVITSDGEIIAGRYKRENLPAEAIIGLPVSSGVIEGRARVILNMEDADLEDGDILVTSFTDPSWTPLFVSIKGLVTEVGGLMTHGAVIAREYGLPAVVGVESATKLIDDGQRIRVNGTEGYVEILY is encoded by the coding sequence ATGAGTTCATTTGTGCTTTGTTTTCAAGATATTGACAAAACAAAACTCACCTTTGTTGGGGGTAAAGGCGCAAACCTGGGGGAACTTACCAAGATTGAAGGAATTTATGTACCGTATGGCTTTTGTATTTCTACTGAAGCTTTTAAAAGAACCATTGGAGAAACATCGTCGATTAACGAATTACTCGAACGGTTATCGCTTCTGAAGGTCGAAGATGGGGATAAAATCAGTGAACTTAGCGGTGAAATTCGCAGGGTCATTGAAGGGATAAGCATTCCTCAAGATATTAATGAAGAGATCGCCCACCACCTCTCCAGGCTTGGAGAAAAAAATGCCTATGCAGTACGATCCAGCGCAACCGCTGAGGATTTACCGACGGCCTCCTTTGCAGGCCAGCAGGATACGTATTTGAACATTATCGGAAAGGAGGCAATCTATCAGCATATCAGCAAGTGCTGGGCATCTCTATTTACCGAGAGAGCAGTAATTTACCGCCTTCAAAACGGCTTTGACCATCGTAAAGTCCACCTGTCTGTGGTTGTTCAAAAGATGGTCTTTGGGCAGGTGGCAGGAATTTTGTTTACTGCCGATCCCGTCACTTCTAATAGGAAGGTGTTATCTATTGATGCCAGCTTCGGACTTGGTGAAGCCTTAGTTTCTGGCCTTGTGAATGCTGATATCTATAAAGTTTGTAACGGCAAGGTTGTCGATAAGAAGATATCCACCAAGAAACTAGCTATTTATGCCTTAAAAGATGGCGGTACGAAAGAACAGGAGATTGAACCTGAACGGCAGAATAGGCAAGCGCTGACAGACGAGCAGATTTTGCAGCTTGAGCGCATCGGTAGAAAGATTGAAGCACATTTCGGACACCCCCAGGACATCGAATGGTGTTTGGTTGATGACACATTTCATATTGTCCAGAGTCGCCCTATCACAACTTTATACCCGATCCCTGAAGCGAGCGATCGCGAAAATCACGTCTATGTATCTGTCGGTCATCAACAAATGATGACTGACCCGATCAAACCATTGGGATTGTCTTTATTTCAGTTGACAGCTGCTCGACCCATGTATAAAGCGGGTGGAAGGTTGTTTGTTGATGTTACACACGATCTGGCTTCACCTGTTAGAAGAGACATTTTAGTCAACGTTCTTGGGAAATCCGATCCGCTTATAAGGGACGCACTTATGACCATACTAGATCGGGGAGATTTCATAAAATTGTTACCAGAGGACAAGCAAGAACAAAGTGCCGGTAACAGCAATAAGGGTACATCATCTTTGGATTTTCAAACGCTGACCGAATACGATCCGGCGATTGTTCCCGATCTGATTCAGCGTAATCAAGCATCGATAGAAGAGTTAAAACATAACATCCAAACGAAGTCAGGAGCAGATTTATTTGATTTTATTCAAGAAGATATCCAGAAATTAAAGAAGAGTTTATCCGATCCCCAAAGTTTTGGTGCGATTATGACTGCTATGAATGCTTCATCATGGATCAATGAAAAAATGCAGGAGTGGTTAGGTGAAAAAAATGTAGCAGACACGCTTTCTCAATCTGTACCCAACAATATTACTTCGTCTATGGGTCTGGAACTATTGGATGTCGCAGATGTGATTCGTCCTTATCCTGAAGTAATTGATTATTTACAAAAGGTAAAAGATGACAACTTTCTGGATGAACTGATTAAGTTTGAGGGTGGACAGAAAGCCAGGGACGCTATCTATGCTTATCTCAACAAATACGGAATGCGATGTGCTGGTGAAATTGATATTACAAGACCTCGTTGGAGTGAAAAACCAACTACACTTATCCCGATGATTCTCAGTCATATCAAAAACTTTGAGCCTGGTGCTGGCGATCGCAAATTTGAGCAAGGGCGACAGGAGGCTTTGAAAAAAGAACAAGAGTTATTAGATCGATTGAAGCAATTACCGGATAGCGAACAAAAGGCTGAAGAGACAAAACGAATAATTAGTTTAATCCGGAATTTCATCGGTTATCGTGAGTATCCAAAATACGGCATAGTTAATCGCTACTTCGTTTATAAGAAAGCTTTACTCAAAGAAGCCGAACAACTGGTACAAGCCAACATTATTCATGAAAAAGAAGATATATACTATCTCACTTTTGAAGAACTTCGCGAAGTCGTACTCACAAATAAAGTTGATTACCAAACGATCGGCAAACGAAAAGACGAGTACAAATTATATGAAAAACTAACTCCCCCACGTGTGATTACGTCTGATGGTGAAATCATTGCAGGTCGGTACAAACGAGAAAATCTCCCAGCCGAAGCTATTATAGGTCTACCTGTTTCCTCTGGAGTTATAGAGGGACGAGCGCGTGTCATCTTAAACATGGAAGATGCCGATCTAGAAGATGGAGATATATTAGTAACCTCCTTTACTGATCCTAGCTGGACACCATTGTTTGTATCCATAAAAGGCCTAGTCACTGAAGTTGGTGGACTGATGACTCATGGAGCAGTTATCGCACGTGAATATGGCTTACCAGCAGTTGTCGGAGTAGAAAGTGCTACCAAACTGATTGATGACGGACAGAGAATTCGGGTTAATGGAACGGAAGGCTATGTAGAAATTCTATATTAA
- a CDS encoding RNA-binding S1 domain-containing protein yields the protein MLNIPQLLATELNLKPFQVQNALELFAEGATIPFIARYRKERTGEMDEVQLRDLSDRYSYLTELEERKAVILNAIANQGKLTDELKEQIISCLQKTELEDLYLPYRPKRRTRATIAREKGLEPLADFIKSLNVKNPVSASIETEAAKYISETQGIKSAEEALKGAADILAEEVAEKAESRAYIRDYLLESGIFTSRIKDEHPEGTTKFEMYRNYQAKVKNIAPHNILALCRGEAEGILNFEITFDEDVVLSYLESKEIKTKVRAIRDFYQAMLKDAFNRLMKASLMGEVITEKKTYADIESIKTFETNLRELLLSAPAGMKPTLAIDPGFRTGCKVAVLDQTGKFLEYQAVFPHQAAEQRTKAAQTIKNLIEKYKIELIAIGNGTASRETDEFVSQVLQAIERKPVKVMVNESGASIYSASKVALEEFPHLDVTVRGAISIGRRLQDPLAELVKIDPKSIGVGQYQHDVDQKLLKKKLDETVESCVNYVGVDLNTASKELLTFVSGITPAVANNIVTYRNENGAFKNRRQLLKVPKLGPKAFEQAAGFLRIRNGENPLDNTAVHPESYSLVEAIASDLNVPLNQVTQIAAKLQKTNLKKYITDTVGEPTLRDILSELEKPGRDPRAEFKYATFKEGITEIKDLQVGMELEGIITNVANFGAFVDIGVHQDGLVHISQLADRFVDDPKKIVKVGQVVKVRVLEVNEKLKRISLSMKSVRQ from the coding sequence ATGCTGAACATTCCTCAACTACTGGCAACTGAACTAAACCTTAAACCCTTTCAGGTGCAAAATGCGCTGGAACTATTCGCAGAAGGTGCAACAATTCCTTTTATCGCACGTTACCGTAAAGAGCGCACCGGCGAAATGGATGAAGTTCAACTACGGGACTTATCCGATAGGTATAGTTACTTAACTGAATTAGAAGAAAGAAAAGCGGTAATTTTAAATGCGATCGCCAACCAAGGTAAACTCACTGATGAACTGAAAGAGCAGATTATTTCTTGCTTACAAAAAACCGAGCTTGAGGATTTATACTTACCCTATCGACCCAAGCGACGCACCCGTGCAACTATCGCTAGAGAGAAAGGTTTAGAACCACTGGCAGATTTTATTAAATCGCTCAATGTGAAAAATCCTGTCTCTGCTTCAATAGAAACAGAAGCAGCAAAGTATATTTCGGAAACTCAAGGAATTAAATCTGCTGAAGAAGCGTTGAAAGGTGCGGCTGACATTTTAGCGGAGGAAGTGGCAGAGAAAGCCGAATCTAGAGCATATATCCGCGATTATCTTTTAGAATCGGGGATATTTACCTCGCGGATAAAAGATGAGCATCCCGAAGGTACAACGAAATTTGAAATGTACCGCAACTATCAAGCTAAAGTGAAAAATATTGCACCGCATAATATTTTGGCGTTGTGTCGGGGTGAAGCCGAGGGAATATTAAATTTTGAAATTACCTTTGATGAGGATGTAGTACTTTCCTATTTAGAATCAAAGGAAATCAAAACCAAAGTCCGCGCTATTCGAGATTTTTATCAGGCGATGCTGAAAGATGCATTTAATCGCTTGATGAAAGCTTCTTTAATGGGAGAAGTAATAACAGAAAAGAAAACCTACGCTGATATTGAGTCGATTAAAACCTTTGAAACTAATTTAAGAGAATTATTACTATCTGCACCAGCAGGAATGAAACCAACCTTAGCAATAGATCCTGGTTTTAGAACTGGGTGTAAAGTAGCAGTATTAGACCAAACTGGTAAATTCTTGGAATACCAAGCGGTGTTTCCCCATCAAGCAGCAGAACAACGGACTAAAGCTGCGCAAACTATCAAAAATTTGATTGAAAAATACAAAATAGAATTGATTGCAATTGGTAACGGTACAGCTTCTCGTGAGACTGATGAATTTGTCTCGCAGGTACTGCAAGCTATAGAACGCAAACCAGTTAAGGTAATGGTAAATGAATCGGGTGCATCGATATATTCTGCTAGTAAAGTCGCATTAGAAGAGTTTCCCCATTTAGATGTCACCGTGCGCGGTGCTATTAGCATTGGTCGCCGTTTGCAAGACCCTTTAGCAGAATTAGTGAAAATCGATCCGAAATCGATTGGTGTGGGACAATATCAACACGATGTTGACCAAAAGCTGCTGAAGAAAAAGTTAGATGAAACTGTAGAAAGCTGCGTTAACTATGTAGGTGTGGACTTAAATACAGCTTCTAAAGAACTTTTGACCTTTGTTTCGGGAATTACGCCAGCAGTTGCCAATAATATTGTTACTTATCGCAACGAGAATGGAGCCTTTAAAAATCGCCGCCAACTGTTAAAAGTACCAAAACTAGGGCCAAAAGCCTTTGAACAAGCAGCTGGGTTCTTGCGCATACGTAACGGCGAAAACCCTTTGGATAATACAGCCGTGCATCCAGAGAGTTACTCTTTAGTAGAAGCGATCGCATCCGACCTCAACGTACCATTAAATCAGGTGACACAAATTGCTGCCAAACTGCAAAAAACCAACCTGAAAAAATACATCACCGATACCGTAGGCGAACCAACACTGCGCGACATCCTCAGCGAACTCGAAAAACCTGGTAGAGATCCCCGTGCTGAGTTTAAGTATGCCACCTTCAAAGAAGGAATTACCGAAATCAAGGATTTGCAAGTCGGGATGGAATTAGAAGGTATCATCACCAACGTTGCGAACTTTGGCGCATTTGTTGATATCGGCGTCCATCAGGATGGCTTAGTGCATATCTCTCAACTTGCTGATAGATTTGTTGACGATCCCAAAAAGATTGTCAAAGTCGGACAAGTGGTGAAAGTTAGAGTGTTGGAAGTGAATGAGAAGCTGAAGCGAATTAGTTTGTCGATGAAGTCTGTGAGACAGTAA